One segment of Carya illinoinensis cultivar Pawnee chromosome 1, C.illinoinensisPawnee_v1, whole genome shotgun sequence DNA contains the following:
- the LOC122276754 gene encoding secreted RxLR effector protein 161-like: protein MAKIPYASVVGSLIYAQICMRPDISFAVGMLGRYQSNPGMSHWKAAKRVLRYLQGTKDYQLTFRRTDNLEVTGYSDSDFAGCSDSRKSTSGYVFLLAGGAISWKSMKQTITASSTMEAEFVACFEATVHVFFSKNDRYSKGAKHMELKYLSVKKEVQKQTVSIEHISTTLMIADPLTKGLVAKQFKEHVDRMGLMM from the exons ATGGCAAAAATCCCCTATGCTTCGGTTGTGGGGAGCTTGATATATGCACAGATTTGCATGAGGCCAGACATCAGTTTTGCAGTTGGCATGCTTGGGCGTTACCAGAGTAACCCAGGGATGTCTCATTGGAAAGCAGCAAAGAGGGTATTGCGATATTTGCAAGGAACTAAGGATTACCAGCTTACCTTTAGGAGAACTGACAACTTAGAGGTAACTGGATACTCAGACTCTGATTTTGCCGGTTGTTCTGATAGTAGGAAATCTACTTCTGGATATGTTTTCCTACTAGCCGGTGGAGCGATCTCATGGAAAAGTATGAAGCAAACTATCACTGCTTCATCAACAATGGAGGCTGAGTTTGTGGCATGCTTTGAGGCCACAGTACATG tatttttctcaaaaaatgatagGTATTCTAAAGGTGCTAAACACATGGAGCTCAAATACTTAAGTGTCAAGAAGGAAGTACAGAAACAGACAGTGTCCATAGAACATATTAGTACTACACTTATGATAGCAGACCCATTAACAAAGGGTCTAGTAGCAAAACAGTTTAAAGAACATGTTGACAGAATGGGTCTTATGATGTAA